A stretch of the Actinomycetota bacterium genome encodes the following:
- a CDS encoding metalloregulator ArsR/SmtB family transcription factor, with the protein MHALDILGDPVRRRILELLSSGELSAGEVGTQIQAEFGITQPAVSQHLKVLRESGFARMRPEGARRLYAIDPEPLQEADLWLESFRGFWAPHLDALGTELARGKRDRRKGPSDPTSQTDATDQPIPE; encoded by the coding sequence ATGCACGCCCTGGACATCCTGGGGGACCCGGTCCGGCGGCGCATCCTGGAGCTGCTCTCCTCCGGTGAGCTCAGCGCCGGCGAGGTGGGGACACAGATCCAGGCGGAGTTCGGCATCACGCAGCCGGCGGTCTCCCAGCACCTGAAGGTCCTGCGGGAGTCAGGCTTCGCCCGGATGAGGCCCGAGGGCGCCCGCCGGCTGTACGCAATCGACCCGGAGCCGCTGCAGGAGGCCGACCTGTGGCTGGAGAGTTTCCGTGGCTTCTGGGCGCCGCACCTGGACGCCCTCGGAACCGAGCTGGCCAGGGGCAAACGGGATCGACGAAAAGGGCCCTCCGACCCGACGTCGCAAACTGATGCAACCGACCAG